The Stutzerimonas stutzeri RCH2 genomic interval CGGAAATCAGCAGCTCCAGCAAGGGGCGGCCTAGCCACTCTCTGGGTTCATGGCCGGTGATTTGCCGAAAGCGGTTGGAGAGAAACGTCAGTCGCGCCTGGTCATCGGTCTCCCAGATCCAGTCGGAAGCCGCCTCGGCGACATCGCGAAAGCGTTCTTCACTTTCGGCTAACGCGCTTCGGCTGGCTGCGAGCCGTGCGTAGCTGACATCAAGCAGATGCATGGAGCGCAGGGCGTGGCGCATCAGCAGCCAGGCCAGCAATCCCAGACCGAGCGCGACCGCTGCCAGAATTGGCAGGGTGACCCAGAGCAATAGGCGACCAGGTTGGGGGGCGGTCCAAGTGAAGTGGATGGCTGAGCCGTTCTCCATCGTCTGCGCGATGCTGGGACCATCCAGTGGCGCCAGACCGCCGGCCAAACGCAGATGCTCGATTGCATACTGCGCGCCGATTTCCTCCAGCCGCGCTGCATCCAGCAGGTCGACGAAGAGCAGAATCGATGAGGGGCCGTCGATCTCCTCGACGTTGGCGCCGCCTGTGCTCAGCACCGCCGCGGCGACCAGTGCTGGCTGGCCTTCTGACCACAGTAGCGAGGACACGCCGGCATCCTCTTCCACCGCGGTGCGGGCGCGCGCCAACAGCTCCGGCAAGCCGCCCTGCAGGTACTCGCGGCTGTCTACCGGCTGCAATTTGCCACGGACTACCGAGTAGGCCGTTTCGCCATCCGGATTTATCACCAGTACCGCTTCGTAATCGAAATCCTTGTAAAGCGAGGGGCCGAGGTTGGCCTGGGTGTATGCCCAATCCGTATCGGGCTGCCCGTTGAGATGCCTGTAGGCGTCACCCCAGAAGGCATAATCGACGATGGAGCGATTCATCCAGTCGTGCTGGGCCTGCAGCGCCTTGCTGGCGAGGAACTGACTCTGTGCCAATGCATCCCGGTCGATATGCCGAGCGATGTTGATAAGCGCAAGCGCTGCTGCAACCAGTGCGGCGACTAGGAGCGCAACCATGCTGGGCAGGATACGTCGGGCGAACAGTGTTCTGGCCTTCGGCTTCATCGGGCCGTTGCCATTGGAAGGAGCGTGCATGCGGGGGTCCTTACTAGAACTGCAATGATCGCGGTTATGAAGGCCTTAAGCCACTACTGGCTAGCGAAAACTCGTGTCAGGTGCACGGGGCCGGGTTATCGATCACGCGATTCTTGCGCATCCGCTTCGGCATTGCGCTGGGCAATGCGTTTCTTTTGTTCTTCGGTTAACGGGATCTTGCGTGCGGTCGAGCGCAGCATCAGCAGACTGCCGACAATCGATCCGAGTGCGACGAGCAGAATCAGCCAGAAATACCAGGGCATGCTGTTTCTCCAGGCGAGTGGTTGATGGGGCGCTCGAGCTGCGACCTGTTGTGCACTTTACGGCGGCGCGCACGTGGGGTCACCAGTCCGGGACAAGCTCCTGCATGGATTTTGACCTTGTGTGAGGGCTTTCGTCGCGCTCGGTGTTTTCTGCGACAATGCGCGCCGACTTTTCCGAGGACGTGTCATGACCTGCCAGACTCCGATTATCGTAGCGCTCGATTTCCCCTCTCGCGATGCCGCGTTGGCATTGGCGCGGCAGCTCGATCCCAAGCTGTGCCGGGTCAAGGTCGGCAAGGAGCTGTTCACGCGTTGTGGTCCGGCGGTGGTCGAGGCATTGCAGGGAATGGGCTTCGAGGTGTTCCTCGATCTCAAGTTTCACGACATTCCCAACACCACCGCGATGGCGGTGAAGGCCGCTGCCGAGCTGGGTGTGTGGATGGTCAATGTGCACTGCTCCGGCGGGCTGCGGATGATGGCGGCGTGCCGTGAAACGCTTTCCGGTATGGCCGGACCCGCGCCGCTACTGATTGGCGTGACAGTGCTGACCAGCATGGAGCAGGACGATCTCGCCGGCATCGGTCTGGACGTTGCGCCGCAGGAGCAGGTATTGCGGCTCGCTGGGCTGGCAGCGCAAGCGGGACTCGACGGGTTGGTTTGTTCGGCGCAGGAGGCAGTGCCGCTCAAGGCGCAGTACCCGGCACTGCAGCTGGTCACCCCCGGCATCCGCCCGGCCGGTAGTGCGCAGGACGATCAGCGCCGCATCCTCACGCCAGCCCAGGCCATGGCAGCAGGCTCTGATTATCTGGTGATCGGCCGGCCGATCGCGCAGGCGGCTGATCCGGCGCAAGCGCTGGCAGCCGTGGTGGCCGAGCTGGCTTGAAGAAAAAAGGCTGGGCCTCACGGCTCAGCCTTTTTGACGCAGCGGACAGGTGCTCAGCTGACCTTGAGCACCAGCTTGCCGAAGTTGCCGCCGGTAAACAGCTTCATCAGCGTATCCGGGAAGGTCTGTAGCCCCTCGATGATGTCTTCCTTGCTCTTCAGTTGGCCGCTCGCGAGCCATTCGGCCATGTCGCGCATTGCCTCGGGATAGCGTGAGACGTAGTCGGTTACCACCATACCTTCCATCCGCGCGCGGTTGACCAGCAGCGACAGGTAGTTGGACGGCCCCTTCACCGCTTCCTTGTTGTTGTACTGGCTGATGGCGCCGCAGATCACTACCCGCGCGCCGACGCTGATGCGTTGCAGCACGGTATCCAGGATGTCGCCGCCGACGTTGTCGAAGTACACGTCCACGCCTTTCGGGCATTCGCGCTTCAAGCCAGCCGCCAGATCCTCGTTCTTGTAGTCGATGGCACCGTCGAAGCCGAGCTTCTCGGTAAGAAAGCGGCATTTGTCCGCGCCGCCGGCGATGCCCACCACGCGGCAGCCTTTGAGCTTGGCGATCTGCCCGGCGATGCTGCCGACTGCGCCGGCGGCGCCGGATATCACCACGGTTTCGCCGGCCTTGGGCTGGCCTA includes:
- a CDS encoding DUF2897 family protein, which produces MPWYFWLILLVALGSIVGSLLMLRSTARKIPLTEEQKKRIAQRNAEADAQESRDR
- the pyrF gene encoding orotidine-5'-phosphate decarboxylase, with the protein product MTCQTPIIVALDFPSRDAALALARQLDPKLCRVKVGKELFTRCGPAVVEALQGMGFEVFLDLKFHDIPNTTAMAVKAAAELGVWMVNVHCSGGLRMMAACRETLSGMAGPAPLLIGVTVLTSMEQDDLAGIGLDVAPQEQVLRLAGLAAQAGLDGLVCSAQEAVPLKAQYPALQLVTPGIRPAGSAQDDQRRILTPAQAMAAGSDYLVIGRPIAQAADPAQALAAVVAELA
- a CDS encoding NADP-dependent oxidoreductase; protein product: MTLLNQQFLLAQRPIGAPTRETFDYVEKPVSEPVPNQILVKVEYLSIDPAMRGWMNDAKSYIPPVGIGEVMRALGVGKVIASQHPDYKEGDYVNGALGVQAYYLGEPKGFYKVDPQQAPLPRYLSALGMTGMTAYFALLSVGQPKAGETVVISGAAGAVGSIAGQIAKLKGCRVVGIAGGADKCRFLTEKLGFDGAIDYKNEDLAAGLKRECPKGVDVYFDNVGGDILDTVLQRISVGARVVICGAISQYNNKEAVKGPSNYLSLLVNRARMEGMVVTDYVSRYPEAMRDMAEWLASGQLKSKEDIIEGLQTFPDTLMKLFTGGNFGKLVLKVS